A region of the Microcystis aeruginosa FD4 genome:
CTCACTTAAGGTGAGCAGCAGAAGTTGTTCAAAGAGGGCGAAGGCAATTCGCCCCTACAATAATATTATTTCGCCAATGGTAGGGGCGCACCGCGTGCGCCCAAAATGTCCTCTGGATATTTCGACAAAATTGAGATGCACCAGGCATAACCATCTCTGTCATTACTTTTGAAAAATGGTATAACTGTTCAGTCTGGGACATGGCTTTAATTTGGCTCAATAAATTTAGAATTGTAAATAACTGTTACAAATACTTGACTTAAGATATTTCTATGGTGACAGAAACACAGATCAAAGAAAAAGCGCTAGAGTTGGGCTTCCATGGGGTCGGTATTGCCTCTGTGGACAGCCAAGACTCGGCGGTATCCCATCTAAAAAGCTGGTTAGAGCGGGGTTATCACGCTGATATGGATTGGATGACTAACCCAAAACGACAGGATATCAAAACTCTTTGGCCGGAAGTGCGATCGCTAATTGGTCTCGCCCTTAACTACTACACCCCCCAGCAACACAGTCAAGAGCAAAACCATGGCAAAATTTCCCGTTATGCTTGGGGACGGGATTATCACAAAGTATTAAGTAAAAAATTAAAAGCCCTCAGTCAATGGTTAGAAAGTCAGGGGGAGCAAATTCAAACCCGTTACTATGTGGATACTGGACCAGTACAGGATAAATTTTGGGCGCAAAGAGCAGGTATCGGCTGGATTGCCAAGAACGGTAACTTAATTACCCGCAATTACGGTAGTTGGGTCTTTTTAGGAGAAATCTTGACCAATTTATCTTTAGAACCCGATCGACCCCATAGCGCCCATTGTGGCAGCTGTAGCCGTTGTTTAAGCGCTTGTCCCACCCAAGCAATAGTTAGTCCCTATGTGGTGGATGCTAATCGCTGTATTGCATACCATACTATCGAAAATCGTGCTGTAACTTTGCCTACAGAAATTGCCAAGAATTTACAAGGTTGGGTAGCTGGCTGCGATATCTGTCAAGATGTCTGTCCTTGGAATCAACGTTTTGCCCAAGTTACCGACGTGGCCGATTTTCAACCTCGTCCGGAAAACCTCTCGCCAAGGTTGGATGAATTAGCTAATCTAACTATAGAGGAGTGGGATCGTCGTTTCATCTCGTCGGCCCTGCGTCGAATTAAACCCCAGCAGTGGCGACGTAACGCCCAAGCTAATTTAGCTCATTCCCCTAACCCCGTACAAGATGACAATTAAAGTAGTCGTGTTCGATTTTGATGGTACTATCGCCGATACCCACGATACTTTCGTGGAGATTGTCAATCGTTTGGCTAAAAATTTTGGTTATCAACCCATCAACGAGGAAGATTTGGCCAGACTAAAAAACCTTAGTTCCCAAGAAATTATTAAACAATCCCAAGTTTCCCCCGTTAAAATCCCTTTTTTACTCTATCGAGTTAAACGGGAATTAAATAAACAAATTGAATGCCTGAAACCCTTCCATGGCTGGCATCACTGCCTCGCCACTCTTAGAGAAAGAGGCTATAGATTAGGAATAATAACTTCTAATACCAAAGAAAACGTCACCATCTTTTTAGCAAATAACCAACTCTTAAATTTATTTGATTTTATCTGTTCGGGAACGCCTTTATTCAGCAAACACAAAATTATC
Encoded here:
- a CDS encoding HAD-IA family hydrolase; this translates as MTIKVVVFDFDGTIADTHDTFVEIVNRLAKNFGYQPINEEDLARLKNLSSQEIIKQSQVSPVKIPFLLYRVKRELNKQIECLKPFHGWHHCLATLRERGYRLGIITSNTKENVTIFLANNQLLNLFDFICSGTPLFSKHKIIDRLIRQNKFRPDEMIYVGDETRDITAAQKSRVQVVAVAWGFNSPQILTQFNPDHLIHHPLELLDILDRAG
- the queG gene encoding tRNA epoxyqueuosine(34) reductase QueG, whose protein sequence is MVTETQIKEKALELGFHGVGIASVDSQDSAVSHLKSWLERGYHADMDWMTNPKRQDIKTLWPEVRSLIGLALNYYTPQQHSQEQNHGKISRYAWGRDYHKVLSKKLKALSQWLESQGEQIQTRYYVDTGPVQDKFWAQRAGIGWIAKNGNLITRNYGSWVFLGEILTNLSLEPDRPHSAHCGSCSRCLSACPTQAIVSPYVVDANRCIAYHTIENRAVTLPTEIAKNLQGWVAGCDICQDVCPWNQRFAQVTDVADFQPRPENLSPRLDELANLTIEEWDRRFISSALRRIKPQQWRRNAQANLAHSPNPVQDDN